CTTCTCTTCACTGCCCTTCACTGATCACTCACTACTCTGTAGAGGGGACAAGAATTTCCCCTGTGGCACTAGCTCACCTCCCTCCCCGAGTGGCCCAAGAGTCCCACATACCTGGTACCGGAGCCGCCGGGACGGGTTTTATCTCAGTGAAAAGGAGGGTGCCAGTGCTTTTATAGTACTTCGGGCAGAGGCGGGGCAGAGCCCAGGCAGGGTGTGGCTTAAGGGCTCCAGACGTCACTAGGGTGTCACTAGTTTGTAGCACTCAATTGCAAATCCTTCCCTCctgttccccccccaccccccagcttctCTTCACTGCCCTTCACTGATCACTCTCTCAGATTCAGTCTTCCAGGCTCTTTGTAGATTCAATGAGAGAGGCTGACCCTGCTTTGGACAGAACAGCCATGTCTTGGAGGACAGTAAGAATAGTAAGTAGGTGGAGGTCTATCTGCCAGGCTCAGCCCCTGGTGGAAGTGTGGGAAAGGTCTTTCCCCAGGACCTCTTCAGGAAAGCACATTGGGACAAGGCAGGGATACCCACAACAGTcagtaggttttgtttgtttatttgttttgtttagctggctgaaaaaaatcttagaaagtGGAGTCTAAAGAGAGACTATGGTACAATTTGGCTTAACACTGAGAATGGTACAGATAAGAATATACcatctgggggctggtgagatggctcagcaggtcagagCACGACTgcacttctgaaggtcctgagttcaaatcccagcaaccacaaggtggctcacaaccatccgtaacaagatctgactccttcttctggtgtgtctgaagacagctacagtgtacttacatataataaataaataaatctgaaaaaaaaagtaaactgggcatggtggtgcacgcctttaatcccagcacttgggaggcagaggcaggcagatttctgagttcgaggccagcctggtctacaaagtgaattccaggacagccagggctacacagagaaaccctgtctcaaaaaacaaacaaacaaaaaacaacaacaacaacaacaaaagtatacCATCTGGGAAGAATATACCATCTGGACAGAGGTTGAAGCAGAAGGATTGAGGCCAACCTGTGTTATAGAGTAAGACCCTGGAAgctgaagaggcagctcaatagttaagagccctggctgctcttccagaagtcctcagttcaattcccagcaaccatacggtggctcacaaccatttttaatgggacctgatgccctcttctggcacacaactaaatatatataatatatctccACAGTCAAGGGTTGTGTCCATCCTTCTTCAGagaatcttttgttttgttttgttttgtttttgttttttgagacagggtttctctgtgtagccctggctgtcctggaactcactctgtagaccaggctggcctcaaactcagaaatccacgtgcctctgcctcccaagtgctggggttaaaggcgtgcgccacccacCATACCTGGCCAAAGAAGCTTCTTATTGCAGTGGGTAGACCTTTAGGGAAGGGGGTGTCCTTTATTCAGTGATTAAATTGTCCTTGTTCCAGCTGGGTCAAGAAGCTAGAACTAAGAAATAGCTTAGTGGTTAGGGGCACGAACTGCTCTTCCTAGACAACAGGGGTTCaaatccagcacccacatggcagctcacaactgtaactccaaaaTTTGACACTGTCACATAGACATGCATGTAGATCAtacactgatacacataaaagtaaaaatttaaaaacaccaaaaccaaacaaaacatttaaatagaAACTAGTTAAACTCAGAGGGATACTGAGAAGacggaaaaggaggaaggggactTGTTAAGAAGGCTTCCAACAAGGGGGAAAGAAAATGACAAGGGAGACTGGGGCATGGAAATCACCAGCCGAAATGAAAGTCAAAAGATACATTGTATGTATAAATGCATAAAACTGGATATTTAAAAgtattcagggctggagagatggctcagtggtcaagagcactgactgcttcaccagaggtcctgagttcaattcccagcaaccacatggtggctcacaaccacctgtaatgggatctaatgccctcttctggtgtggctgaagacagttatagtgtacttatatagataagataaataaataagtctttttaaaaaaaataaaagcattcaaATACTTTGGAAAGGAgttcagggtcacttttcatTAGAAAGCATGCCATGACTGCTGTTCAGGAAGAAGGCCAGATTGCGGGGTGCACACTGTGTGTAACTACCGTAGCCCTGGTTTTCCTCCATTCACTTACATGACCTGTAGCTTCCTATTTCTCATGTCTAAGCTTCCTGTGTGGGGCAGAGTGCCCTGTTCATTGCCAAAGcagccttcctttttctttttcctcagaaaGGCTCTCTTTACATTAGGTTTgccttccctggaactcactgtggagaCTAggttaacctcaaactcagaaagacctgcctgcctctgcctcacacatGCAGGGATTATGTGAGCTACCACTCTCAGCCAGATCTTTGAAATGGGCTGTGACCCTCATGAGGGTCCCAAACACCACGTCTCCCAAATGAACGTGCGTGTGGAGTGGACGGTTCtggctccttcccctccctcacgTGAAGCTGTCCATCTTGGGCAAGGAGCTGGAGCTCTCTAGCTTTCCTCTTAGCTACAGTGGGAACTTGCTTGTGGTTAGCCACCCGGAAGCCCGCAGCTGGGCGCTCACACCCATGGCACTCGTTCCCACACACCCGCCTTAAGACTCTGGAATTCGAAAGTGCTACTTTAATTAGACGAGGAAAGGGAAGTGGCTTGGGGTAGAGAGTCGGGCGCTGAGCTAGATGTAAGTGTTGTCAGCATCCACGCCAAAGCGGAGAGTCTTCTTCTGGTCAGGGTCATCATCATCGCTGCCCTCACTTCCCGAGGCACTGGCGCTGTCCACATCGGCGGTGGGCTCGTTGAGGACCACCACGTCAGCCTCTGCCCCGATGTCCTTGCCGAACCACACAGCCTTGTAGCCGCCCTCCCCCTCCGGCCGCCGCTCCTTAGTCAGGATAGACCTCACGGCTGAAGGGCTGTCCCCAGCCTGGACTGTCTTAGGAGACCCGGAAGCTTTGGGCTGAGGGCTAGGAGGTGTGGAGCTGGGGGGCGTAGGACTGGAGGACATGGGGCTAGGAGGCCGGAGGGGCGGCTGGGCAAGCTTGGGGCTCGGCTCTGGCTTCCGGTTGGGGGTGGGCGACCACTTGGCCTTGTGGTCTGGGAGGAAGGTCAGGTTGTCATAGCCACTTGGCTGTGGCTCCTAAGGGTGGAGTAAAGACAAAGGCATCAGCAGCCATGATATGACTCCCACGAGTGGAGTGCCTTCTGAACCCTCCTTCCACCGCTTGGCTCCCActctcttccccatcccccttGGTCTCAGAACACCCATCCTAGCCTACCTCCATTTCCTTCCCTAGTAAAACCCTGTTTCCCCCAGCCGTTCCCATGCATCCCTCCATGTCCCTTTTCTGTGACTCCTCAGCCCTGAGTTAGTCCCCTTACCGAAGCCTTCCCAGAGCAACAAGCGAGCCGATGTCGGTAGTGCTTATGGACGAGGATGACCAAGCAGATGAGGGCCAGCAACAGCAGTGCACCTAGCACCCCGCCCAACACTGCCATGTCCACCGTGGAAAATCTCTGGCCATCACCCTGCTCGCCTGCTCCTGGTGTGCAAGAGAACATGGCCACTTACTGTTGGAACACTCCCAAAAACGTCCCTTCCCAACCTGGGCCAGGCCGAGGTACCATAGAAACAAGGCAGGCCTCTCCTGGCCCACCATCTGGAGTTGCGGTTCTGAGAATGGGTGCTACCAACTCCACTAGGAAGCCTGCCTGGGGATACCATTGTAACATGACTACTAGCCTCTGATTCACCGGGGTGGTCTTCAAGGGCACACTGTAAGCAGCTGTAGTGAACTTTGTCTTATGTGGCTTCAAGTTCAACTTTGAATACATATTATACTTAGACCAGAGCAAGTCTAAGGTCTCAATGACACTTGCCAAAGTGGCTGCCTCGTTCCAATGCGACAGCTAGCCATGCCTGGCCCCTTGTGACCATGTTCACTCAAAGGTTTAGTGGATACAGCTTAGTGACCAATACAAAGACCTTTCAGGGGgaacctcgtgtgtgtgtgtgtgtgtgtgtgtgtgtgtgtgtgtgtgcgtgtgtgcgcgtgtaaaGTTTACTATGtagtgtatgtatttgtgttggTGCTGCATGTCACAGTGCATGTTGTGCTCAGAGGAAAACTTGGCAGAAGTCAGTTTTCTGCATGTGTGGAAACCAGGGATctaacttaggttgtcaggcaagatgctgagccatcttgccagtctccACATTACTTTGTAAGttggggtctctcactggcctacaGCTGGCCTTGTAGCTGGCTAAACTATCTGTGTTATGAGCTTCCCGGGgtttcctgtctctgactccccaaCTCTGAAGTTGTAAGGGCGTATCCTCACACCCAGCTGTGTAAGGTGATgaccaaattcaggtcatcatgCTAGAAGGCAAATACCAAGAGCGTCATTGTCATCTCCCAGCCctggatagtttttgtttttgtttttgtttttgttttgttttagcagcATTGCCTCAGTATGTTGCCTAGGCAACATAAGTATCTAAGAACCTAAGTATCTCCAGAATCACAGGCATGTATCACTATATGCAGCCATGATTGCTTTtagacatgttctctctctctctctctctctctggctgtgGCTGGACTGAAATTCCTACATAGATCAGGCTGGACCAGGACCAGACTgggctgaactcacagagatttgcctttcATTATCTCCCTAGTGTTGTGACTAAAGGGATTTGTTAGCACAACAGTCATTTTTATCTTGTTTCTCGAGTAGTGCTCTTACTTAACCTAAGACCCTAAATACAGATTGTCCTGGGAATTATAGAACTCACTGGCTCTAAAATCTGCTTCTGCATCCCTATACCTTCTTCAGTTCACCCCCATTCTGACCTCTTGGGGCCATCTGTCTAGAGCCAGACACAGACTCCTTGGAGGTGGTCATTATGGCcaggccaggctagcctgggtGGACCCTTTTCTAGAGCACATCCTATAGCCCTTGGCTGAGTTAAGACTGACAGTGAATCCAGGGCAATGTGTTGGACTACCTGAGATGGGCCCAGTGGCTGTTGACTGAGAGGTTCCTGGCTTGGGGGTCTGTGGTGAGCTGCCACTAGGTGTGGCTGGCTGAGAAGAGGTGCTGGCCCCTGGAATGGGGACCATTGGCTGAGAGGTTCCTGGCTTGGGGGTCTGTGTTGAGTCACTTCTGGATGAGGTTGTCATGAGGGAGGTACTTGTTCTGGAAGTAGGGGCTGTTGGATGagaggttcctggtttgggggtCTGTGCTGAGTCCCCACCAGGAGTGGTTGTCTGGGGAGAGGTGCTGGTTCCAAGAGTAGGGGACCCCCCAGGTATGGatgaggcaggggtgggtggtcTTAGAGTTGTGCCACCAGGTGGGAATGGGCCAACACTTCCCCCAGAGCTGGTGGTGGCAGGTCTTTGAGAGGTCCCAGAGGTCAAGGGGGCTTCCATAGTGGTGTTACTTGAAGGCCCAGTCGTTCCTCCAGCTTCTGGGGGTGTGGGGAACTCTGGTGGTGGCATGTACAAAACTTGGGTTTGCCTCTGTCCCCAGATATGCCTGTCCCAGAGGGGGAGCCACCCTGCTTGGGAGGCCCTGGGGGCTCACCTGTGGAGGGCAGTTCTCGCTCTGACACCTGGATCTCAACAACAGCGGTGGCTGTGTCCTTAGTCACAGTATTGCTAGCTTCTACCTGGGTCAGGAAAGGGGCTTGTTCCTCTTGGGTCCCTCTTTACCCCCACACCTTTGGTCCCCTTATCCCCACTCCACCTCTACACGGATGGTTCTTGCTTCCTCCATAGGCACAGCAGTCAGCATGATATCCTTATTCATCATGAATTCTGAGGAGTTGGTGACTCGATATGTGACAGCTGAGTTGAGGTCCTAGATGAGGCACTACAGTAAGACATAGGCCTGGTGCCCTACTGCCCACCCCAAGCAGCCTGGACAGAGAGAGGAGGCCAGAGGGTCCAGGTATACTTATAGGGTTCCTAGGTGAACAGGGGGGGGGGACTGCATACCGGGAAGCCTGGGTACTGAGCCTGGATCCTCAGGATCTCCGAAGGGAAGGTCTTGTCCTTCACTGCTGTGCCAGCCTCAGATCCcagtaccactgtgccatagtaCAGGCTCTGGGAGAACTGGAGTGGGTTTCCAGTGACACTGCGAGCCTCCACGATGGCCTGGGTCACTGAGTATTGAGCCATGTCTTCCTGATCAGCCTGAGGAGTCAGGGGAAGCAGGATTTAATGGAGCTACAACTGGGAACACAGCAGGGGACACAGCTGGGGACACAGCTAGGGACACAGGAGACCCATCCATCATCCAGTACCGGTACCCACCCTGATCAGAAGGGTGAACTTCATGGGGCTCGGGATACTTTTGGTCATTGTGAGGTTGCCATCGTGTGCGTTGATGATGAATGTGCCATCTGTGTTTCCTGGAAGAATTTGGGGGTGGAGTTTGGTGTCTGGTCCCTCTGTTGTGGGCTCCAGGTGCTGTGGAGCTAAGCCCTCACTTACCCGCTATAATGCTGTAGATGATAGACTGGTTAATGGCCTGATCTCCGTCCACAGCATAGATGGGACCAGGACTCATGATGAGGGGGGACGGCTGTAGGGATAGGGACATCTTGAGGTTTCAGAGCCCCCGCTCTTACTCTCTTGTTGCCCCTCAAGATCTGAAACGTGAGTTGGAGCCTGGAGGGAGGGGCAGTGCCTGCTTGGGACAGAGCTGCGGCCACAGAAGGACTCAGTGGCAACAAGAACTTATGAAGGAAGGCTTGCAGCTTCAGTGTATGCCCCTCTGCACAGTGGAGGCTGTGGTGGCCTTGGCGGGCCACCCTGCCCAGTGGCACTGCTGGCCTCAGAGGAGACTGTCATCTAGACAAGGACTTAGCAGTCCCTTATTAGCATCAGCCCTGCTCCTGAAGTCTTCACATCCCAGCTTACATAACAGGATCCACACTCCTCACTGATTTTTGCCCCACCCCCAGGAGGGATAGTTAatgattgattgatgattaatTGATCGATCGATTGATTGATTGTTCATGTTTGTTTCTTAAATCACAGAACTGTCTGCCAGCCTCTCCAGAAGCACAGGGCCATGGCTGGATCCCTTCCCTGAACGTTTTCTGACTTGGCTCTAGATTCAAGTCTGACCCTGGGCCTGGGCCTCCTTTCTCCCCATTACCAGTTTGTGTCCCGTGGGGACAACCGCACTGTATTGGGCATGAATGCAGACATAGCCATCTGTGAAGGAGCATGGCAGGAACCAGGGGGTCCGTAGGTCAGCTGGCAGCGTGTTCAAGACCAGGGTGGCAGTGGCCGTGTGGCTGGGCTctacattttcctcccaagtATCCTGTAGTGACAGCCAGCCCCTGATAGGTCAGGCCCAGCTTGGACAGGACCTAGAACACCCAGGACTTAGGAAGATGTGATCCACTTACCCGTGCCAGCAGCATGAAGGTCATGTTCTGATTCTTGAAGTAATCCAGGGTCTGGTCCAACTTCAGAGCAGGGTAGTTTACGCCCTCCAGGGAGAAGAACTTGCTGGCATTCTGTGGAGGGGAAGGAGGTGGGACTCTGGaaggtggagaaactgaggcctgaAGGCATCAGAAAGAGTGAGGGTTGTCAATAATGAGTGGGGCTGGGGAAGCACTGACGGGGGTCACTTCCTGCAGAGTGTAGACTAGGATGTCATTTATGTCAGCATCTGTAGCCTTCAGCTGTGTCTCAGGGATGACGGTTGTATTCACTTTGGTGTCCTGGGAATGGAGAAGAGGAGGTTGGTCCAGCCATGCTGTGGTTTCTGTATATAGATCTTCCCGATGTGGTCCCGCAGACACCCTGTGTCCCCCTGCAGACACCCTGTGTCCCCCTGCAGACACCCTGTGTCCCCCTGCCTCTCCATGCTCAAGACAGCACTGGTTCCGACTGGGCTCACCTCCGATACATTAAATGTCTTGATTTCAAAGGAGAATTTTGGCGCATTGTCATTGATATCCAGGACAGCCACAAACACCTC
This Mus musculus strain C57BL/6J chromosome 7, GRCm38.p6 C57BL/6J DNA region includes the following protein-coding sequences:
- the Cdhr5 gene encoding cadherin-related family member 5 isoform 2 precursor (isoform 2 precursor is encoded by transcript variant 2); amino-acid sequence: MGAPALLWPSLLLPWLTVLFGQPPGTLAQTQVCSVNQTIFRVEENTTVSEPLVNIFVPDGLHVTLGPLSTPYAFRIEGKDLFLNVTPDYEENSLLQADVECKRGDAVVVRLEVFVAVLDINDNAPKFSFEIKTFNVSEDTKVNTTVIPETQLKATDADINDILVYTLQEVTPNASKFFSLEGVNYPALKLDQTLDYFKNQNMTFMLLARDTWEENVEPSHTATATLVLNTLPADLRTPWFLPCSFTDGYVCIHAQYSAVVPTGHKLPSPLIMSPGPIYAVDGDQAINQSIIYSIIAGNTDGTFIINAHDGNLTMTKSIPSPMKFTLLIRADQEDMAQYSVTQAIVEARSVTGNPLQFSQSLYYGTVVLGSEAGTAVKDKTFPSEILRIQAQYPGFPDLNSAVTYRVTNSSEFMMNKDIMLTAVPMEEARTIRVEVEASNTVTKDTATAVVEIQVSERELPSTGAGEQGDGQRFSTVDMAVLGGVLGALLLLALICLVILVHKHYRHRLACCSGKASEPQPSGYDNLTFLPDHKAKWSPTPNRKPEPSPKLAQPPLRPPSPMSSSPTPPSSTPPSPQPKASGSPKTVQAGDSPSAVRSILTKERRPEGEGGYKAVWFGKDIGAEADVVVLNEPTADVDSASASGSEGSDDDDPDQKKTLRFGVDADNTYI
- the Cdhr5 gene encoding cadherin-related family member 5 isoform X1, yielding MGAPALLWPSLLLPWLTVLFGQPPGTLAQTQVCSVNQTIFRVEENTTVSEPLVNIFVPDGLHVTLGPLSTPYAFRIEGKDLFLNVTPDYEENSLLQADVECKRGDAVVVRLEVFVAVLDINDNAPKFSFEIKTFNVSEDTKVNTTVIPETQLKATDADINDILVYTLQEVTPNASKFFSLEGVNYPALKLDQTLDYFKNQNMTFMLLARDTWEENVEPSHTATATLVLNTLPADLRTPWFLPCSFTDGYVCIHAQYSAVVPTGHKLPSPLIMSPGPIYAVDGDQAINQSIIYSIIAGNTDGTFIINAHDGNLTMTKSIPSPMKFTLLIRADQEDMAQYSVTQAIVEARSVTGNPLQFSQSLYYGTVVLGSEAGTAVKDKTFPSEILRIQAQYPGFPDLNSAVTYRVTNSSEFMMNKDIMLTAVPMEEARTIRVEVEASNTVTKDTATAVVEIQVSERELPSTAPTSRTSTSLMTTSSRSDSTQTPKPGTSQPMVPIPGASTSSQPATPSGSSPQTPKPGTSQSTATGPISGAGEQGDGQRFSTVDMAVLGGVLGALLLLALICLVILVHKHYRHRLACCSGKASEPQPSGYDNLTFLPDHKAKWSPTPNRKPEPSPKLAQPPLRPPSPMSSSPTPPSSTPPSPQPKASGSPKTVQAGDSPSAVRSILTKERRPEGEGGYKAVWFGKDIGAEADVVVLNEPTADVDSASASGSEGSDDDDPDQKKTLRFGVDADNTYI
- the Cdhr5 gene encoding cadherin-related family member 5 isoform 1 precursor (isoform 1 precursor is encoded by transcript variant 1): MGAPALLWPSLLLPWLTVLFGQPPGTLAQTQVCSVNQTIFRVEENTTVSEPLVNIFVPDGLHVTLGPLSTPYAFRIEGKDLFLNVTPDYEENSLLQADVECKRGDAVVVRLEVFVAVLDINDNAPKFSFEIKTFNVSEDTKVNTTVIPETQLKATDADINDILVYTLQEVTPNASKFFSLEGVNYPALKLDQTLDYFKNQNMTFMLLARDTWEENVEPSHTATATLVLNTLPADLRTPWFLPCSFTDGYVCIHAQYSAVVPTGHKLPSPLIMSPGPIYAVDGDQAINQSIIYSIIAGNTDGTFIINAHDGNLTMTKSIPSPMKFTLLIRADQEDMAQYSVTQAIVEARSVTGNPLQFSQSLYYGTVVLGSEAGTAVKDKTFPSEILRIQAQYPGFPDLNSAVTYRVTNSSEFMMNKDIMLTAVPMEEARTIRVEVEASNTVTKDTATAVVEIQVSERELPSTEFPTPPEAGGTTGPSSNTTMEAPLTSGTSQRPATTSSGGSVGPFPPGGTTLRPPTPASSIPGGSPTLGTSTSPQTTTPGGDSAQTPKPGTSHPTAPTSRTSTSLMTTSSRSDSTQTPKPGTSQPMVPIPGASTSSQPATPSGSSPQTPKPGTSQSTATGPISGAGEQGDGQRFSTVDMAVLGGVLGALLLLALICLVILVHKHYRHRLACCSGKASEPQPSGYDNLTFLPDHKAKWSPTPNRKPEPSPKLAQPPLRPPSPMSSSPTPPSSTPPSPQPKASGSPKTVQAGDSPSAVRSILTKERRPEGEGGYKAVWFGKDIGAEADVVVLNEPTADVDSASASGSEGSDDDDPDQKKTLRFGVDADNTYI